In Bdellovibrio sp. GT3, one genomic interval encodes:
- the rpsG gene encoding 30S ribosomal protein S7, which yields MSRRKKTFKREIIPDPVFKDLTIAKFINKMMYQGKKATAQKLFYGALKELEGKVAGEEPVAVFKKALENVKPSIEVRSRRVGGATYQVPIDVRPTRRLALAMRWLVEYSRERGEKDHAKRLAGEFIDAYNNRGNSIKKKDEVHRMAEANKAFSHYNW from the coding sequence ATGTCACGTCGTAAAAAGACCTTTAAAAGAGAAATCATTCCTGATCCGGTTTTCAAGGATCTAACAATTGCTAAGTTCATCAATAAAATGATGTACCAAGGTAAAAAAGCTACTGCACAGAAGCTTTTCTACGGAGCATTGAAAGAGCTTGAAGGAAAAGTTGCTGGCGAAGAACCAGTTGCAGTTTTCAAAAAAGCTCTAGAGAACGTAAAACCTTCTATCGAAGTTCGTTCTCGCCGTGTTGGTGGTGCTACATACCAAGTTCCTATCGATGTTCGTCCAACTCGTCGTCTAGCTCTAGCTATGCGTTGGTTGGTAGAATACTCTCGTGAACGTGGCGAAAAAGACCATGCTAAGCGTTTGGCTGGCGAATTCATCGATGCTTACAACAATAGAGGTAACTCTATTAAGAAGAAAGATGAAGTTCACCGTATGGCTGAAGCTAATAAGGCTTTCTCTCACTACAATTGGTAA
- the fusA gene encoding elongation factor G, producing the protein MSAKDPKVVADLKYTRNIGIMAHIDAGKTTTTERILYYTGKSHKIGEVHDGQATMDWMVQEQERGITITSAATMAFWKDYRINIIDTPGHVDFTIEVERSLRVLDGAVAVFDGVNGVEPQSETVWKQADKYKVPRICFINKMDRVGADFVMSYGTIKERLQANPIPVQVPIGVEDTFRGVVDLLENRAYIWTTSGMGDNFEVTDVPNDMKEEVNRFRTEVVEKIVEFDDVLLEKYLNGEEVTVAELKTALRKGTLELKAFPVFCGAAFKNKGIQPLLDGVIDYLPSPIEVPDIVGHDPEKPEKEIICKTDFDAHVAALAFKIANDPFAGTLTYIRVYSGEVKVGDQLLNPRTQKKERIQKLVKMHANSREEVGSLKAGDIGAVIGLKFTGTGDTLCETSHAVVLESITFPEPVIAVAIEAKSSADQEKMLAGLEKLQKEDPSCKLRNDPETGQILLSGMGELHLDILVDRLLREHKVQANVGKPQVSYRETITSAASASHVYEREIAGDMNFASVTLTIEPISQADHIQFVSKVSTSKEFTPTMLKAVEMGFREAAEVGPLASYSMLGIKGTLTAVEARPVMSTEMAFKAATSLAFRDAVKNAQVELMEPIFKLEVTCPDDFVGNIVGDLNSRRGKILTMNVKPGGGQVIFAEAPLATLFGYATDVRSLSQGRASFSMEFLEYAVVPPKVKTEILHKMGRY; encoded by the coding sequence ATGTCAGCTAAAGATCCAAAAGTTGTAGCTGATCTCAAGTATACTCGTAATATCGGCATCATGGCTCACATTGATGCCGGTAAAACGACGACCACCGAGCGCATTCTTTACTACACTGGAAAAAGTCATAAAATTGGTGAAGTTCACGACGGCCAGGCCACTATGGACTGGATGGTTCAGGAACAAGAGCGTGGTATTACCATTACCTCCGCTGCCACTATGGCGTTCTGGAAAGACTACCGCATTAACATTATCGATACTCCGGGACACGTTGACTTCACAATTGAAGTTGAGCGTTCTTTGCGCGTTCTTGATGGTGCAGTTGCGGTTTTTGACGGCGTAAACGGTGTTGAGCCTCAGTCTGAAACTGTTTGGAAACAAGCTGACAAGTACAAGGTACCAAGAATCTGTTTCATCAATAAAATGGATCGCGTGGGTGCTGATTTTGTGATGTCTTACGGGACTATCAAAGAGCGCCTTCAAGCGAACCCAATTCCTGTTCAAGTACCTATCGGTGTTGAAGACACGTTCCGTGGGGTTGTCGATTTGTTGGAAAATCGAGCTTACATTTGGACGACATCCGGTATGGGTGACAATTTCGAAGTTACCGATGTTCCTAACGACATGAAGGAAGAAGTTAATCGCTTCCGTACAGAGGTCGTTGAAAAGATCGTTGAGTTCGACGATGTTCTTCTTGAGAAATATCTCAACGGAGAAGAAGTGACTGTAGCAGAGCTAAAAACAGCTCTTCGCAAAGGCACTCTTGAACTAAAAGCATTCCCGGTATTCTGCGGAGCTGCTTTCAAAAACAAAGGCATTCAACCTTTGCTTGATGGTGTGATTGATTATCTTCCATCTCCTATTGAAGTTCCGGATATCGTGGGTCATGACCCTGAAAAACCGGAAAAAGAAATCATCTGTAAAACTGACTTTGATGCCCATGTGGCGGCTTTGGCTTTCAAAATTGCCAATGACCCGTTCGCAGGGACTTTGACTTATATCCGTGTTTATTCCGGTGAAGTGAAAGTGGGCGATCAGCTGTTGAATCCTCGTACTCAAAAGAAAGAGCGTATTCAAAAGCTGGTAAAAATGCATGCGAACTCCCGTGAGGAAGTGGGCAGTCTGAAAGCAGGGGATATCGGAGCCGTTATTGGTCTGAAATTCACTGGTACGGGCGACACTCTATGCGAAACCTCTCATGCTGTTGTTCTTGAATCTATTACTTTCCCAGAGCCGGTAATCGCAGTGGCGATTGAAGCTAAATCTTCTGCTGATCAGGAGAAGATGTTGGCGGGCCTGGAGAAGCTTCAAAAAGAAGACCCTTCCTGTAAGCTAAGAAATGACCCTGAAACAGGGCAGATTTTGCTATCCGGTATGGGGGAGCTTCATTTGGATATCCTGGTGGATCGTCTTCTTCGTGAGCACAAGGTGCAAGCGAATGTCGGTAAGCCACAGGTTTCCTATCGCGAAACAATCACTTCAGCGGCGTCTGCGTCTCATGTTTATGAGCGCGAAATTGCCGGTGACATGAATTTCGCATCCGTTACCTTGACGATTGAGCCGATCTCTCAAGCAGATCACATCCAATTCGTTAGCAAGGTATCAACGTCTAAAGAGTTTACACCAACGATGCTGAAAGCAGTAGAAATGGGCTTCCGTGAAGCTGCTGAAGTGGGTCCGTTGGCAAGCTATTCTATGCTCGGTATTAAGGGGACTTTAACAGCTGTTGAGGCTCGCCCGGTAATGTCTACGGAAATGGCCTTTAAGGCGGCCACTTCCCTGGCGTTCAGAGATGCCGTAAAAAATGCCCAGGTTGAGCTTATGGAGCCGATCTTTAAGCTTGAGGTGACTTGCCCTGATGATTTCGTGGGCAATATCGTGGGCGACTTGAACTCTCGTCGTGGTAAAATTCTCACGATGAACGTTAAGCCAGGGGGCGGGCAGGTTATCTTTGCCGAGGCTCCATTGGCCACTCTATTTGGTTATGCGACGGATGTGCGCAGTTTGAGCCAAGGTAGAGCAAGTTTCAGTATGGAATTCCTAGAATACGCCGTTGTCCCTCCTAAGGTGAAAACGGAAATTCTACATAAAATGGGAAGATATTAA
- the rpsJ gene encoding 30S ribosomal protein S10, whose protein sequence is MQSQKIRIRLKAFDHKLLDQSTKEIVETARRTGAKVAGPIPLPTRINRYTVLRSPHVDKKSREQFEVRTHKRMLDILEPTQQTVDQLMKLDLSAGVDVEIKLSAV, encoded by the coding sequence ATGCAAAGTCAGAAGATTAGAATCAGATTGAAGGCATTCGATCATAAATTGCTTGATCAGTCGACGAAAGAAATCGTTGAGACTGCTCGTCGCACAGGCGCAAAAGTTGCGGGTCCAATTCCCTTGCCTACTCGCATCAACCGCTACACAGTGCTTCGTTCTCCACACGTAGATAAAAAATCTCGTGAGCAATTCGAAGTTAGAACTCACAAGCGCATGCTTGATATCCTTGAACCTACTCAACAAACAGTAGACCAATTGATGAAATTGGATCTTTCAGCTGGTGTTGACGTCGAAATCAAACTTTCAGCGGTTTAG
- the rplC gene encoding 50S ribosomal protein L3 yields MSETTENTQTSTGLKLDGLFAFKEGMATIYNEQGEAIPVTVLRYEPWFVSQIKTNEADGYEAIQVACEPKKAKNSNKAEQGHLKGAGFENGARFVKEIRQAIPEGLTVGAQVSIDSLAKGDTVKMTAKSKGKGFAGVMKRWNFAGGPGSHGSKFHRRPGSSGNRTWPGRVMPGKKFPGHLGNETVTVKNVEIVEIIHAENVVLVKGPVPGAKNTLVKLVRV; encoded by the coding sequence GTGAGCGAAACTACAGAAAACACACAAACGTCTACAGGCCTAAAACTTGATGGCTTGTTCGCATTCAAAGAAGGTATGGCTACCATCTATAATGAGCAAGGTGAAGCTATCCCTGTTACGGTTCTTCGTTATGAGCCTTGGTTTGTTTCTCAAATCAAAACTAACGAAGCAGATGGTTACGAAGCTATTCAAGTAGCTTGCGAACCTAAAAAAGCAAAAAATTCAAACAAAGCTGAACAAGGCCACCTTAAAGGTGCTGGCTTCGAAAATGGCGCGCGTTTCGTAAAAGAAATTCGTCAAGCTATTCCAGAAGGTCTTACAGTAGGCGCCCAAGTATCTATCGACTCTTTGGCTAAAGGTGACACTGTTAAAATGACAGCGAAATCTAAAGGTAAAGGTTTTGCGGGCGTTATGAAGCGTTGGAACTTCGCCGGTGGACCTGGTTCACACGGTTCTAAATTCCACCGTCGTCCGGGTTCTTCTGGTAACAGAACATGGCCAGGTCGCGTAATGCCAGGTAAGAAATTCCCAGGTCATCTTGGTAACGAAACAGTAACTGTAAAGAACGTTGAAATCGTAGAGATCATCCACGCTGAAAACGTTGTTTTGGTTAAGGGCCCAGTTCCAGGTGCGAAAAACACTTTGGTGAAATTGGTGAGAGTGTAA
- the rplD gene encoding 50S ribosomal protein L4 has translation MATVNVLNWKKEKVGSIDLAADVFETPIKKEVLHTVVQWQLASRRQGTHMTKTKGLVSGGGKKPFKQKGTGGARQGSSRSILMPGGGTAFGPQPRSYAFVLPKKVRRLGLSMALSHLQKEGKLFVVDSMQSEGKTAELSKRLKAFGLKKAVLIDANVNDKFNQASKNLPTFKYFPVEGLNVFDLLKYDAAVITKESVAKIVDRCSMEKA, from the coding sequence ATGGCAACAGTAAATGTACTTAACTGGAAAAAAGAAAAAGTAGGATCTATCGATCTTGCAGCTGATGTTTTCGAAACTCCTATTAAAAAAGAAGTTTTGCACACAGTAGTTCAATGGCAATTGGCTAGCCGTCGCCAAGGTACTCACATGACTAAAACAAAAGGTCTAGTGAGCGGTGGTGGTAAGAAGCCTTTCAAACAAAAAGGTACTGGTGGAGCTCGTCAAGGTTCTAGCCGTTCTATCTTGATGCCTGGTGGTGGTACTGCTTTCGGTCCTCAACCTCGCAGCTACGCGTTCGTACTTCCTAAAAAAGTTCGTCGCTTAGGTTTGAGCATGGCACTTTCTCACCTTCAAAAAGAAGGCAAGTTGTTCGTAGTAGACAGCATGCAATCTGAAGGTAAAACAGCTGAATTGAGCAAACGTCTTAAAGCGTTCGGCTTGAAAAAAGCAGTTTTGATCGATGCAAATGTTAACGACAAGTTCAATCAAGCTTCAAAAAATCTTCCAACATTCAAATACTTCCCAGTTGAAGGTTTGAACGTGTTTGATCTTTTGAAATACGATGCTGCAGTTATCACTAAAGAATCTGTAGCTAAAATCGTAGATCGCTGCTCAATGGAGAAAGCGTAA
- the rplW gene encoding 50S ribosomal protein L23, with amino-acid sequence MKQVIKTPLITEKNTYHNAAGVYVFEVDMKSTKTEVKAAVEKNFKVKVDSVRTSVCRGHSKNTKFGATKVPYWKKAYVKLVEGEKIALFEGV; translated from the coding sequence ATGAAACAAGTAATTAAAACTCCACTAATCACGGAGAAAAACACATACCACAACGCAGCTGGCGTTTACGTGTTCGAAGTAGATATGAAATCTACAAAAACAGAAGTAAAAGCAGCAGTAGAGAAGAACTTCAAAGTTAAAGTAGACAGCGTAAGAACTAGCGTTTGCCGCGGTCACTCTAAAAACACGAAGTTTGGTGCAACTAAGGTCCCTTACTGGAAAAAAGCTTACGTTAAGCTTGTTGAAGGTGAGAAGATCGCTCTTTTTGAGGGAGTATAG
- the rplB gene encoding 50S ribosomal protein L2 — MGIKTFAPRSHGRRGMTGFDFKEITKTTPEKSLLAPLKKQAARNNHGQITIRHQGGGHKRKYRLVDFKRMKLEVPAKVAAIEYDPNRTCRIALLNYVDGQKAYIIAPVGLNVGDTVLSSDKADIKPGNSLSLAAIPVGTVIHNIELRPGKGGQICRGAGASATLAGKGDMYCQVRMPSGELKQVLSVCRASIGQVGNTDNENINLGKAGRSRWRGIRPSVRGMHMNPVDHPLGGGEGVGKGHHPVTPWGQPCKGYKTRHNKRTDSSIIKRRK, encoded by the coding sequence ATGGGTATCAAGACGTTCGCCCCGCGCTCTCATGGTCGTAGAGGAATGACTGGTTTCGATTTCAAAGAAATCACAAAGACAACTCCAGAGAAGTCTTTGCTTGCTCCTCTAAAGAAACAAGCAGCTCGTAACAATCACGGTCAAATTACTATTCGTCACCAAGGTGGCGGTCATAAACGTAAATACCGTTTGGTTGATTTCAAACGTATGAAACTAGAAGTGCCAGCGAAAGTTGCTGCGATCGAGTACGATCCAAACAGAACTTGCCGTATCGCTCTTCTTAACTATGTAGACGGTCAGAAAGCATACATCATCGCGCCAGTTGGCTTGAATGTAGGCGACACTGTACTTTCTTCAGACAAAGCCGATATCAAACCAGGCAACTCTTTGTCTTTGGCAGCTATCCCTGTTGGTACAGTAATTCACAATATCGAATTGCGCCCAGGTAAAGGTGGTCAAATTTGCAGAGGTGCAGGTGCAAGCGCGACTTTGGCTGGTAAAGGTGATATGTACTGCCAAGTACGTATGCCATCTGGTGAGTTGAAGCAGGTTCTTTCAGTATGCCGCGCTTCAATCGGTCAAGTTGGTAACACTGACAACGAAAATATTAATCTTGGTAAAGCTGGTCGCTCTCGTTGGAGAGGTATCCGTCCTTCAGTTCGTGGTATGCACATGAATCCAGTAGACCATCCATTGGGTGGTGGTGAAGGTGTGGGTAAAGGTCATCATCCTGTAACTCCATGGGGTCAACCATGTAAAGGTTACAAGACAAGACATAATAAGAGAACTGACTCTTCAATCATTAAGAGACGTAAGTAG
- the rpsS gene encoding 30S ribosomal protein S19: protein MARSIKKGPFVDLHVQKKIDHAIAKNDKKVIKTWSRRSTILPETIGLTFAVHNGRKFVPVYITENMIGHKLGEFAPTRTFQGHAEKKAAAPAGAKK from the coding sequence GTGGCACGCTCGATTAAAAAAGGTCCATTTGTTGATCTTCACGTACAAAAGAAGATCGACCACGCGATTGCAAAAAACGACAAGAAAGTTATCAAAACTTGGTCTCGTCGTTCAACAATTCTTCCAGAAACTATCGGACTTACGTTCGCGGTTCACAATGGTAGAAAGTTCGTTCCAGTTTACATCACTGAGAACATGATCGGTCACAAACTCGGTGAGTTTGCTCCGACAAGAACTTTCCAAGGCCACGCTGAGAAGAAAGCGGCAGCTCCGGCTGGCGCTAAGAAGTAG
- the rplV gene encoding 50S ribosomal protein L22, with translation MEVKASLKYARVGAQKARLVADLVRGKDVNEAVKTLTFLNKKTAGMVKKLIESAVANAEYKKVMDIDNLVVKAIWVDQGPVLKRFRPRAQGRAFGVRKKTSHINVVLEEK, from the coding sequence ATGGAAGTTAAAGCTAGTCTAAAATACGCAAGAGTAGGTGCTCAAAAGGCAAGACTTGTTGCAGACCTTGTTCGCGGTAAAGACGTGAATGAAGCTGTTAAAACTCTTACTTTCTTGAACAAAAAAACTGCAGGTATGGTAAAAAAACTTATCGAATCTGCTGTTGCTAACGCTGAATACAAAAAAGTTATGGACATTGATAACTTGGTTGTTAAAGCCATCTGGGTTGATCAAGGTCCGGTTCTTAAGAGATTCCGTCCACGCGCTCAAGGCCGTGCATTCGGTGTTCGTAAGAAAACAAGCCACATCAACGTAGTACTTGAGGAGAAATAA